A region of Paenibacillus sp. JNUCC-31 DNA encodes the following proteins:
- the groES gene encoding co-chaperone GroES, with protein MIRPLGERVLVEPLEQEQTTSFGIVLPDSAKEKPQEGKIIAVGAGVLKDGVRAALEVKEGDRVIFSKYAGTEIKFEGKEYLIMKESDIHAILD; from the coding sequence ATGATCAGACCTTTAGGTGAACGCGTATTGGTAGAACCACTGGAGCAAGAACAAACCACTTCTTTCGGGATCGTACTTCCGGACTCCGCCAAAGAAAAACCGCAAGAGGGTAAAATTATTGCAGTTGGTGCTGGAGTATTGAAAGACGGAGTACGTGCAGCTCTGGAAGTGAAAGAAGGAGATCGTGTTATTTTCTCCAAATATGCCGGTACAGAAATCAAATTCGAAGGTAAAGAATATTTGATTATGAAAGAGAGCGATATTCACGCGATTCTCGACTAA
- the groL gene encoding chaperonin GroEL (60 kDa chaperone family; promotes refolding of misfolded polypeptides especially under stressful conditions; forms two stacked rings of heptamers to form a barrel-shaped 14mer; ends can be capped by GroES; misfolded proteins enter the barrel where they are refolded when GroES binds), with translation MAKDIKFSEDARRSMLRGVDALANAVKVTLGPKGRNVVLEKKFGSPLITNDGVTIAKEIELEDAFENMGAQLVKEVATKTNDVAGDGTTTATVLAQALITEGLKNVTAGASPIGIRKGIDKAVKAAVAELQAISKPIETKQSIAQVAAISAADEEVGELIAEAMEKVGKDGVITVEESRGFATELEVVEGMQFDRGYISPYMITDTDKMEAVLDNPYILITDKKISSTQDILPLLEKIVQQGKPLVLIAEDIEGEALAMLVVNKLRGTFNAVAVKAPGFGDRRKAMLQDIAALTGGQLITEELGLDLKSAVVEQLGTARQIRVTKENTIIVDGAGNKSDIDARVSQIRTQLEETTSEFDKEKLQERLAKLSGGVAVIKVGAATETELKERKLRIEDALNATRAAVEEGIVSGGGTALMNVYNAVAGVALSGDEQTGVNIVLRALEAPIRTIAANAGEEGSVIVERLKKEQTGVGFNAATGEWVNMIEAGIVDPAKVTRYALQNAASVAAMFLTTEAVIADKPEPAGAGGGMPDMGGMGGMGGMM, from the coding sequence ATGGCTAAAGACATTAAATTCAGTGAAGACGCTCGTCGCTCCATGCTTCGTGGTGTGGATGCATTGGCTAACGCAGTAAAAGTAACACTCGGTCCTAAAGGCCGTAACGTGGTTCTGGAGAAAAAATTCGGAAGCCCGCTGATCACGAATGATGGTGTAACAATTGCTAAAGAAATCGAACTGGAAGATGCATTCGAGAACATGGGTGCACAACTGGTTAAAGAAGTAGCAACCAAAACGAACGATGTTGCCGGTGACGGTACAACAACTGCAACTGTACTCGCTCAAGCGCTGATCACAGAAGGCTTGAAAAACGTAACTGCAGGCGCTAGCCCAATCGGTATCCGTAAAGGGATCGACAAAGCGGTTAAAGCTGCTGTAGCTGAACTGCAAGCAATCTCCAAACCGATCGAAACTAAACAATCCATCGCACAAGTTGCAGCGATTTCTGCAGCTGACGAAGAAGTAGGCGAACTGATCGCTGAAGCTATGGAAAAAGTGGGTAAAGACGGCGTAATCACGGTTGAAGAATCCCGTGGATTCGCTACAGAGTTGGAAGTGGTTGAAGGTATGCAATTCGACCGTGGATACATCTCTCCTTACATGATCACAGATACGGACAAAATGGAAGCTGTTTTGGACAATCCGTACATCTTGATCACAGACAAAAAAATCTCCAGCACGCAAGACATCTTGCCATTGCTTGAGAAAATCGTTCAACAAGGCAAGCCGCTGGTATTGATCGCTGAAGATATCGAAGGCGAAGCATTGGCTATGCTGGTTGTGAACAAATTGCGTGGTACATTCAATGCTGTAGCTGTTAAAGCTCCAGGATTCGGTGACCGTCGTAAAGCAATGCTGCAAGACATCGCTGCCCTCACTGGCGGCCAATTGATCACGGAAGAACTGGGTCTGGACCTAAAATCCGCTGTTGTGGAACAACTGGGTACAGCTCGCCAAATCCGTGTAACGAAAGAAAACACAATCATCGTTGACGGTGCTGGCAACAAATCCGATATCGATGCACGTGTTAGCCAAATCCGTACACAACTGGAAGAAACAACTTCCGAGTTCGACAAAGAGAAACTGCAAGAGCGTCTGGCTAAATTGTCCGGTGGCGTAGCAGTAATCAAAGTCGGTGCGGCTACTGAAACAGAATTGAAAGAACGCAAACTGCGCATCGAAGATGCCCTGAACGCAACTCGCGCTGCGGTTGAAGAAGGTATCGTATCCGGTGGTGGTACAGCGCTTATGAACGTATACAACGCGGTTGCAGGTGTAGCCCTGTCCGGTGACGAGCAAACGGGCGTAAACATCGTCCTGCGCGCTCTGGAAGCACCAATCCGTACAATCGCAGCTAATGCTGGCGAAGAAGGTTCCGTCATCGTGGAACGTCTGAAAAAAGAACAAACAGGCGTGGGCTTCAACGCTGCGACTGGCGAGTGGGTTAACATGATCGAAGCAGGTATCGTTGACCCTGCGAAAGTAAC
- the moaC gene encoding cyclic pyranopterin monophosphate synthase MoaC has product MNSEASNDQASSGKLTHFNEQGRARMVDISGKESTVRTAVAVSKVTMNPATLEAIRAGRIGKGDVLAVAQIAGIQGAKKTSDWIPMCHPLALTGVDIRFHDNGVDELQIEATVKTEGKTGVEMEALTAASAAALTIYDMCKAMQKDMIIGPTMLNSKSGGKNGDFSR; this is encoded by the coding sequence TTGAATTCAGAAGCGAGTAATGACCAGGCTTCCAGCGGGAAATTGACCCATTTTAATGAACAGGGACGAGCCCGGATGGTTGATATTTCAGGCAAGGAAAGCACCGTACGCACAGCTGTGGCGGTATCCAAGGTGACGATGAATCCGGCTACGCTGGAAGCCATTCGAGCGGGGCGTATCGGTAAAGGTGACGTTCTGGCTGTGGCACAAATCGCCGGCATTCAGGGCGCCAAGAAAACATCCGACTGGATTCCGATGTGCCATCCGCTGGCGCTGACGGGTGTGGATATCCGGTTTCATGACAACGGTGTGGATGAATTACAGATTGAAGCCACGGTCAAAACCGAAGGGAAAACAGGTGTCGAGATGGAGGCGCTGACGGCGGCCTCGGCTGCGGCACTGACGATCTATGACATGTGCAAAGCCATGCAAAAAGATATGATTATCGGTCCAACCATGCTGAATTCGAAGAGTGGTGGCAAAAACGGCGATTTTAGCCGATGA
- the tatC gene encoding twin-arginine translocase subunit TatC translates to MTQQNEEMTITEHLSELRKRLIYVLSIFVLGLVAGFFVADPVYRYLTKAESAQGFVLHAFSFWDGIGIYMKIAGLFSLIITLPFTVFQIWKFVSPGLRPRERKASLKYVPYVFLLFLIGVAFSYYVVFPMALAFTTAITEKMGLVETYGMKQYFSFLFGIVLPVSLLFELPLLIMFLTGLRILNPIRLRKMRRVAYFVLIIISVVITPPDFISDILVMIPLLLLYEISVFLSAIVYRKQHAADAEIESRYVRAEDEKHAG, encoded by the coding sequence ATGACGCAGCAAAATGAAGAAATGACGATTACGGAACATCTAAGCGAGCTGCGAAAGCGGCTGATCTACGTATTAAGCATTTTTGTGCTGGGTCTGGTTGCAGGTTTTTTCGTAGCGGACCCGGTATATCGCTATCTGACGAAGGCCGAGTCAGCACAGGGTTTTGTGCTGCACGCCTTTTCGTTCTGGGACGGGATTGGCATCTACATGAAGATTGCCGGTCTGTTTTCACTGATTATTACGCTGCCATTTACAGTGTTTCAGATCTGGAAGTTTGTTAGTCCCGGATTGCGACCGCGCGAGCGGAAAGCATCACTGAAGTATGTACCCTATGTTTTCCTGTTATTTCTTATTGGAGTGGCATTCTCGTATTACGTTGTCTTTCCAATGGCCCTTGCCTTCACTACGGCAATTACGGAGAAAATGGGGCTTGTGGAGACGTACGGAATGAAGCAATATTTCAGTTTCCTGTTTGGGATTGTGTTGCCCGTATCCCTATTATTTGAACTTCCTTTGCTTATTATGTTTCTAACAGGACTTCGGATTTTGAATCCGATTCGGCTTCGCAAAATGCGGAGAGTTGCTTATTTTGTCCTGATTATTATTTCTGTGGTCATTACACCTCCAGATTTTATATCGGATATTCTGGTGATGATTCCCCTGCTCCTGTTATATGAAATTAGTGTGTTTCTATCTGCAATCGTATACCGCAAGCAGCACGCGGCAGACGCAGAGATCGAATCTCGCTACGTTCGTGCTGAAGATGAGAAGCATGCGGGTTAG
- a CDS encoding MogA/MoaB family molybdenum cofactor biosynthesis protein encodes MVWRTAILTASDKGARGEREDTSAQVIRELVEEELGGEIVEYRIVPDEPDEIIAALIEMTDYFHADLVLTTGGTELAIRDITPEATRRVIEREVPGMAEAMRYSVMGKNRSAMLFRGVCGIRGRTLIVNLPGTPKGVHEHLAAIMDQLPEALLMVTGQFKQ; translated from the coding sequence ATGGTGTGGAGAACAGCAATCCTGACAGCCAGCGACAAAGGGGCCCGAGGAGAACGTGAGGATACGAGTGCCCAAGTGATCCGGGAGCTTGTGGAAGAAGAACTGGGTGGGGAAATCGTGGAGTACCGCATCGTTCCGGATGAACCCGATGAGATTATTGCGGCTTTGATTGAGATGACAGATTATTTTCACGCTGATTTGGTATTGACTACAGGCGGTACGGAGCTTGCGATTCGTGATATTACTCCGGAAGCGACCCGGCGGGTTATTGAACGGGAAGTTCCAGGTATGGCTGAAGCCATGAGATACAGTGTCATGGGCAAGAATCGTTCTGCGATGCTATTCCGTGGCGTATGCGGCATTCGTGGACGTACATTGATTGTCAATTTGCCAGGTACACCGAAGGGTGTGCATGAACATCTGGCGGCGATTATGGACCAGCTTCCGGAAGCATTGCTGATGGTTACGGGTCAATTCAAGCAGTAG
- the tatA gene encoding twin-arginine translocase TatA/TatE family subunit — translation MGFGGIGPTGIILLVIVALLLFGPNKLPELGRAVGRTFREFKEGARDIISDDDSKRKGQEKAKPLASESTAADKPADKRLPE, via the coding sequence ATGGGATTTGGTGGTATTGGACCAACGGGGATCATATTGCTAGTCATTGTCGCTTTGCTATTGTTTGGACCGAACAAGCTGCCTGAACTGGGGCGTGCAGTCGGACGAACTTTCCGTGAATTCAAGGAAGGTGCACGAGACATTATCTCTGATGATGATTCCAAACGCAAGGGGCAGGAAAAGGCGAAGCCGCTGGCATCGGAGAGCACAGCTGCAGACAAGCCTGCTGATAAGCGCCTGCCGGAATAA